The Hyperolius riggenbachi isolate aHypRig1 chromosome 3, aHypRig1.pri, whole genome shotgun sequence genome window below encodes:
- the LOC137562047 gene encoding extracellular calcium-sensing receptor-like encodes MTSDEQKLRPIVITRCQLPVMLDLDGVTQSGDVMIGVLLPIHSDKVYQKMTFQESPPRTACTIFDLEAYQMLQTLFFAVEEINMNWEILPNLTLGFQMFDTCNIPHYELQGALEYLTESSPLIPNYRGPSKSPFTAVIGSVVSSNSITLANILGILRYPQISPLSGVPLLSNRQMFPSFFRTIAGDTFQTKGLAKLVLYFGWTWVGLLAADNDYGQSGIQPIKKEILKAGGCVAFTETILQRQPDRNAPHIVKVIKESTVTVIIAFAVNVDVVPIMNEMITQNVSGKIFVANAGWSKSNMFLPEKYFEVLSGTIGLGNKSPVIPGLSDYLLRIEHASNLRQNWMKSFWERIFNCKFLGDVSNSSESQICTGNESVSSVRKSSIYSTSLKYTHNIYAAVQVLARSLDNMGNCKEKGGYNYPWTYTSLQNFKPWQLLPYIQNIRITLSSGREIYFNKNGEVSASYDIVNWQKRSDGSFCYAEVGSYEGSTLNGSEFSIDFGLLQWIMGDSKVPRSVCSESCPPGFRKAALQGQPVCCYECLPCLQGEVSNQTDSVVCIKCSWDQWPNSLKTICVPKKDEFLSFKDPLGAILAAVSISSSLVPFSVLKIFIQHKHTAIIKASNYKLSCLLLTLLTLCFLSALVFIGYPHPEKCLLRQPSFGLIFALCVSCILAKTIMVVLAFMATRPGSSLLKWSSPQVSYAIISTCFLVQFVLCIIWLSITPPFPQNNIETKPGFIIVECNEGSLIAFWTMLGYLFLLSTISFIFAFLARRLPDSFNEAQFITFSMLAFLSVWISFIPAYLSAQGKYTVAMEIFAILASSWALVICMFIPKCFVIIFRPDLNSREHLMGRSKTMT; translated from the exons ATGACCagcgatgagcagaaactacgcccaaTTGTAATTACG AGATGTCAGCTGCCGGTAATGTTAGATCTAGACGGGGTAACACAGTCTGGAGATGTGATGATTGGAGTATTGTTACCCATCCATTCAGATAAAGTTTATCAAAAAATGACCTTCCAGGAAAGTCCGCCCAGGACCGCCTGCACAAT atttgacTTGGAAGCTTATCAGATGCTTCAGACCCTATTTTTTGCTGTAGAAGAGATTAATATGAACTGGGAAATTCTTCCTAACTTGACTTTAGGGTTTCAGATGTTTGACACTTGCAATATTCCTCATTACGAGCTACAAGGAGCTTTAGAGTATCTTACTGAGTCCAGCCCACTTATCCCCAACTATCGAGGTCCTTCTAAGTCACCATTCACAGCAGTTATTGGATCCGTGGTGTCTTCCAATTCCATTACTCTGGCCAATATTTTAGGAATTTTAAGATATCCTCAG ATAAGTCCTCTCTCAGGAGTGCCTCTCTTGAGCAATCGACAAATGTTTCCATCTTTCTTCAGAACCATTGCCGGTGATACATTTCAAACAAAGGGTTTGGCTAAACTCGTTCTTTACTTTGGTTGGACCTGGGTTGGCCTACTGGCGGCAGATAATGATTATGGTCAGTCTGGAATTCAGCCAATAAAAAAGGAGATACTCAAAGCTGGAGGGTGTGTAGCTTTCACTGAAACCATACTTCAAAGGCAACCAGACCGTAATGCTCCTCACATTGTAAAGGTCATCAAAGAGTCAACTGTAACAGTGATCATTGCCTTTGCTGTCAATGTTGATGTAGTTCCTATCATGAATGAGATGATAACACAGAATGTTAGTGGGAAAATATTTGTTGCCAATGCTGGCTGGTCCAAAAGTAACATGTTTCTCCCGGAAAAGTACTTTGAGGTACTTTCTGGTACCATTGGTTTAGGAAACAAAAGCCCAGTAATTCCTGGATTGAGTGATTATCTTCTCAGGATTGAACATGCATCTAATCTACGACAAAACTGGATGAAGTCATTTTGGGAAAGGATTTTTAACTGTAAATTTTTGGGTGATGTGAGCAATTCATCAGAATCTCAAATATGTACTGGGAATGAAAGTGTAAGCAGTGTAAGGAAAAGCTCCATCTACTCTACCAGTTTGAAATATACTCATAATATCTATGCTGCGGTGCAAGTTTTGGCCAGATCTTTGGACAATATGGGAAACTGCAAAGAGAAAGGAGGGTATAACTATCCTTGGACCTATACAAGCTTGCAGAATTTCAAGCCTTGGCAG CTACTTCCTTATATACAGAATATCAGGATAACTCTGAGCAGTGGGAGAGAAATTTACTTCAATAAAAATGGAGAAGTATCAGCCAGCTATGACATCGTCAATTGGCAGAAGAGGTCTGATGGTTCCTTCTGCTATGCTGAAGTCGGGAGTTATGAAGGCTCAACACTGAATGGTTCTGAGTTCAGTATTGACTTTGGTTTGTTGCAATGGATTATGGGAGACTCAAAG GTCCCTCGCTCAGTCTGCAGTGAGAGCTGCCCCCCAGGGTTCAGGAAAGCTGCTCTACAAGGACAACCAGTCTGCTGCTATGAATGTCTCCCATGTCTACAAGGAGAGGTCTCAAATCAGACTG ACTCCGTTGTTTGTATAAAATGTTCCTGGGATCAATGGCCAAATTCTCTGAAAACTATCTGTGTTCCTAAAAAGGATGAATTTCTCAGCTTTAAGGATCCATTAGGAGCAATTTTGGCTGCTGTCAGCATTTCCTCTTCACTTGTCCCTTTTTCTGTTTTGAAGATTTTTATACAACATAAACACACTGCAATAATCAAAGCTAGCAACTATAAACTAAGTTGTCTTCTGCTGACATTGCTGACTTTGTGTTTTCTTTCTGCTTTGGTGTTCATTGGATACCCACATCCTGAGAAATGTCTTCTGCGACAGCCTTCATTTGGTCTGATCTTTGCTCTCTGTGTTTCTTGCATCCTAGCCAAAACTATCATGGTGGTGCTAGCGTTTATGGCCACCAGACCAGGCAGCAGTCTACTGAAATGGAGTTCACCTCAAGTGTCTTATGCTATCATTTCTACATGTTTCCTTGTGCAGTTTGTTTTGTGTATTATTTGGCTGTCAATCACTCCTCCATTTCCACAAAACAACATTGAAACTAAGCCTGGATTTATTATTGTTGAGTGTAATGAGGGCTCGCTGATAGCCTTCTGGACCATGTTGGGTTACCTCTTTCTTCTGTCCACCATTAGCTTTATTTTTGCCTTCCTGGCACGGAGACTTCCTGACAGCTTCAATGAGGCCCAGTTTATTACATTTAGCATGTTGGCCTTCCTCAGCGTCTGGATATCATTTATCCCAGCATACCTCAGTGCTCAGGGCAAGTAcactgtggccatggagatcTTTGCCATCTTGGCATCCAGCTGGGCTCTGGTCATCTGCATGTTCATCCCTAAATGTTTTGTCATAATATTCAGGCCTGACTTGAACTCCAGAGAACATCTCATGGGACGAAGCAAAACAATGACTTGA